In Falco biarmicus isolate bFalBia1 chromosome 7, bFalBia1.pri, whole genome shotgun sequence, a single window of DNA contains:
- the MDK gene encoding midkine isoform X2: MQVRGFLLLLLALILLAATAEAGKNKKEKAKKDGSKCEDWRWGPCVPNSKDCGLGYREGTCKDESKKLKCKIPCNWKKKFGADCKYKFESWGGCSAQTGVKTRSGILKKALYNAQCEEIVYVTKPCSSKIKSKSKAKKGKGKD, encoded by the exons aTGCAGGTCCGgggcttcctcctcctcctcttggcGCTGATCCTGCTGGCTGCCACCGCCGAGGCTGGCAAAAACAAGAAAG AGAAGGCGAAGAAGGACGGCTCCAAGTGCGAGGACTGGCGCTGGGGACCCTGCGTCCCCAACAGCAAGGACTGTGGCCTGGGCTACCGTGAGGGAACTTGCAAAGACGAGAGTAAGAAGCTCAAGTGCAAGATCCCCTGCAACTGGAAGAAGAAGTTTGGAG ctgaCTGCAAGTACAAATTTGAGAGCTGGGGGGGATGTAGCGCTCAGACTGGTGTGAAAACTCGCTCCGGCATCCTGAAGAAAGCCCTGTACAATGCCCAATGTGAGGAGATTGTCTATGTGACCAAGCCCTGCTCTTCCAAGATCAAATCGAAGTCCAAAG CAAAGAAGGGCAAGGGGAAGGACTAG
- the MDK gene encoding midkine isoform X1 has translation MKGRMQVRGFLLLLLALILLAATAEAGKNKKEKAKKDGSKCEDWRWGPCVPNSKDCGLGYREGTCKDESKKLKCKIPCNWKKKFGADCKYKFESWGGCSAQTGVKTRSGILKKALYNAQCEEIVYVTKPCSSKIKSKSKAKKGKGKD, from the exons ATGAAAG gcaggaTGCAGGTCCGgggcttcctcctcctcctcttggcGCTGATCCTGCTGGCTGCCACCGCCGAGGCTGGCAAAAACAAGAAAG AGAAGGCGAAGAAGGACGGCTCCAAGTGCGAGGACTGGCGCTGGGGACCCTGCGTCCCCAACAGCAAGGACTGTGGCCTGGGCTACCGTGAGGGAACTTGCAAAGACGAGAGTAAGAAGCTCAAGTGCAAGATCCCCTGCAACTGGAAGAAGAAGTTTGGAG ctgaCTGCAAGTACAAATTTGAGAGCTGGGGGGGATGTAGCGCTCAGACTGGTGTGAAAACTCGCTCCGGCATCCTGAAGAAAGCCCTGTACAATGCCCAATGTGAGGAGATTGTCTATGTGACCAAGCCCTGCTCTTCCAAGATCAAATCGAAGTCCAAAG CAAAGAAGGGCAAGGGGAAGGACTAG